A region from the Motacilla alba alba isolate MOTALB_02 chromosome 10, Motacilla_alba_V1.0_pri, whole genome shotgun sequence genome encodes:
- the PSMA4 gene encoding proteasome subunit alpha type-4, translated as MSRRYDSRTTIFSPEGRLYQVEYAMEAIGHAGTCLGILANDGVLLAAERRNIHKLLDEVFFSEKIYKLNEDMACSVAGITSDANVLTNELRLIAQRYLLQYQEPIPCEQLVTALCDIKQAYTQFGGKRPFGVSLLYIGWDKHYGFQLYQSDPSGNYGGWKATCIGNNSAAAVSMLKQDYKEGEMTLKTALALAIKVLNKTMDVSKLSAEKVEIATLTRENGKTVIRVLKQKEVEQLIKQHEEEEAKAEREKKEKEQKEKDK; from the exons ATG TCTCGAAGATATGACTCCAGAACTACCATATTTTCTCCGGAAG GCCGCCTGTACCAAGTCGAGTATGCGATGGAGGCCATCGGCCACGCGGGCACTTGCCTGGGAATTCTAGCGAACGATGGagttctgctggcagcagagcgCCGCAACATTCACAAGCTTCTCGATGAAGTGTTCTTCTCAGAGAAAATATACAAACTTAATGA GGATATGGCATGCAGCGTTGCAGGAATAACTTCAGATGCCAATGTTCTAACAAACGAGCTGAGACTGATTGCACAGAG GTATTTGTTACAGTATCAAGAGCCCATTCCTTGTGAACAACTAGTAACAGCACTGTGTGATATCAAGCAGGCTTACACACAGTTTGGAG GAAAACGTCCTTTTGGTGTTTCATTGCTCTATATTGGCTGGGATAAGCATTATGGATTTCAGCTGTACCAAAGTGATCCTAGTGGAAATTATGGAGGGTGGAAAGCCACATGCATTGGGAATAATAGTGCT GCAGCTGTGTCAATGCTGAAGCAAGACTACAAAGAAGGGGAAATGACCTTAAAGACTGCCCTGGCATTGGCCATTAAGGTTCTAAACAAGACCATGGATGTCAGCAAGCTCTCTGCTGAGAAAG TTGAAATTGCAACACTGACAAGAGAGAACGGAAAGACAGTAATAAGGGTTCTGAAGCAAAAGGAGGTGGAACAATTGATAAAACAacatgaggaggaggaagcaaaaGCTGAACgtgaaaagaaggagaaagaacaaaaagagaagGATAAATAG